The nucleotide sequence CAAAAATTGTATGATCTGGTGTCATCCTATTTGCTGGCAAAATCAAGATGATATGCATTGACCTGCCCTATAATACAGGCAATGATTTTATTTACCCTGATAACTATACAGAAAGTCCGGATACATACTTACGCTATACTGGGCAATTAGACAGCGAGGGTAGGCGATACTCTACAAATACCGAAACGGATGGCAGGTTTCACTCCAAATGGCTCAGCATGATGTATCCCCGTCTTTTTCTTGCTAGAAACTTGTTGAGAGAAGATGGGGTAATTTTTATTAGCGTTGATGATAATGAGATACATAATCTCCGTATATTAATGAATGAGATTTTTGGAGAAGAGAATTTTATTGATACCTAAATCCTGCAAACAAGGCTTAGCCTTGTTTGCAGGATTTAGGAACAAGTGTTTCTGGACGAAGATTTTGAAAAGTTCTGGAATAAGATTAAGGCTAAAACTACCTATTCCGTTGAGTATTCCACAGAAACGCTTGTGAGCAACGCCGTTGGAGCGATTAGGAAAATGGATAGGATTGAGCCGGTAAAGGTTTCATACGGAGAGGCATCAATAGATATAGAACACAGGGGGATTT is from Candidatus Paceibacter sp. and encodes:
- a CDS encoding site-specific DNA-methyltransferase, translated to MICIDLPYNTGNDFIYPDNYTESPDTYLRYTGQLDSEGRRYSTNTETDGRFHSKWLSMMYPRLFLARNLLREDGVIFISVDDNEIHNLRILMNEIFGEENFIDT